A single genomic interval of Chryseobacterium paludis harbors:
- a CDS encoding DUF6268 family outer membrane beta-barrel protein, with protein sequence MRNFRKILLPFAILPFKSIISAQKKDSIPQKVIAFVTDKFPQTRDFNLEYTQLTPYKYSSSLYGANQPDNKIKNFQQLKANANIYFFKHEKWILNAALNYRYTSINAENNVFFLPEENNKGDFHYHSEALSITHISKLFNKMAIYSATASVDGSEQHFERVRGMLTGSLILKANAKTKMTLGVALFLDPSTQVPALPIFTYEHRFNNGWVADVVLPKKILIRKDMFSNGRISFGTEMDNTSLYIYRSDKRYEFRQLEINSGAIYEHNLGSNLIATLKTGVRVMPRARLFDKEESFKDYTLETTAKPSLYFNLGISYNPFARPKAK encoded by the coding sequence ATGAGAAACTTCCGAAAAATCCTCTTGCCATTCGCTATCCTCCCTTTTAAGAGTATTATTTCTGCCCAAAAAAAAGATAGCATCCCGCAAAAAGTCATTGCTTTTGTAACTGATAAATTCCCGCAAACGAGGGATTTCAATCTTGAGTATACTCAACTCACTCCTTATAAATATTCTTCTTCCTTATATGGAGCCAATCAACCGGATAATAAAATCAAAAACTTTCAACAACTGAAAGCTAATGCAAATATTTATTTTTTTAAACATGAAAAATGGATTTTGAATGCAGCATTAAATTATCGTTATACCTCTATTAATGCTGAGAACAACGTCTTCTTTTTACCTGAAGAAAACAATAAAGGAGATTTCCATTATCATTCTGAAGCTTTGAGTATTACCCATATTTCTAAATTATTCAATAAAATGGCCATCTATTCTGCAACAGCCTCAGTGGATGGAAGTGAACAACACTTTGAAAGAGTTCGTGGAATGCTGACGGGTTCTTTAATATTAAAAGCTAATGCTAAAACTAAAATGACATTGGGAGTTGCTTTATTTCTGGATCCAAGCACACAGGTTCCGGCACTTCCTATTTTCACTTATGAACATAGGTTTAACAACGGTTGGGTCGCAGATGTTGTTCTTCCTAAAAAGATATTGATAAGGAAAGATATGTTTTCAAATGGTAGAATTTCTTTTGGAACTGAAATGGATAATACATCTCTTTATATTTACCGATCAGATAAGAGATACGAATTCAGGCAACTTGAAATTAACTCTGGAGCAATTTATGAACATAATCTCGGTTCAAACCTTATCGCCACGCTAAAAACCGGGGTTAGAGTAATGCCAAGGGCTAGGCTATTTGATAAAGAAGAATCTTTCAAAGATTATACGTTAGAAACCACGGCAAAGCCTTCTTTATATTTCAATCTGGGTATTTCTTATAATCCTTTTGCAAGACCGAAGGCGAAATAA
- a CDS encoding glycosyltransferase family 32 protein, giving the protein MSIPKQIFQTFKSKKLPWLTQWYIWRMKRKNPEYQYHFYDDADIENFITNEFPPEYIENYNKLTIGAAKADFFRYAILYKKGGIYLDVDSAVTRPFKNLINDDDEAVISKERHEGLYVQWALIFNKNHPFLKKTLDLMLDNIKTHRYPNNIHATTGPSVFSNAINQSLEENSNIPYSLFKGVEFRGYLQFKYKLGKFFLYEKRAEHWKQKQISQDIITQNRITL; this is encoded by the coding sequence ATGTCCATTCCAAAACAAATATTCCAGACTTTTAAGTCTAAAAAACTTCCCTGGCTAACCCAATGGTATATCTGGAGGATGAAAAGAAAAAACCCAGAATATCAATACCACTTTTACGATGATGCTGATATCGAAAATTTCATAACAAATGAATTTCCACCTGAGTACATCGAAAATTACAACAAGCTAACTATTGGTGCTGCAAAAGCCGATTTTTTCAGATATGCTATCTTATATAAGAAAGGCGGAATCTATTTAGATGTAGACAGTGCGGTTACAAGACCGTTCAAAAATCTGATAAATGATGATGATGAAGCTGTAATCAGCAAGGAAAGGCATGAAGGATTATATGTGCAATGGGCACTTATTTTCAATAAAAATCATCCTTTTTTGAAAAAGACATTAGATCTGATGCTTGATAATATAAAGACGCATCGGTATCCTAATAATATCCATGCTACTACGGGTCCATCAGTATTTAGTAATGCAATCAATCAAAGTTTAGAAGAGAACTCAAATATACCATACAGTTTATTTAAAGGGGTTGAATTTCGTGGGTATCTACAATTCAAATATAAATTAGGGAAGTTCTTTTTATACGAAAAAAGGGCTGAACATTGGAAACAGAAACAAATATCCCAGGATATTATTACACAAAATCGAATAACACTATAG
- a CDS encoding DapH/DapD/GlmU-related protein, with the protein MININDFIDNFFDFNSNIYTLPWEIISNLDDLLKEKFDNLNDEYEISGDVAVHKTATVEQNVIFKGRIIIGANSFIGANAYLRGPIYIGKDVKIGPGSEIKQSIIFNETAVAHFNYIGNSIIGNRINFEAGSICANHYNERKDKEISVLLNNEIIKTNTEKFGSLVGDDSRIGANAVLSPGTLLPKESIVKRLELIEQIK; encoded by the coding sequence ATGATTAATATCAACGATTTCATTGATAATTTTTTTGATTTCAATTCTAATATTTACACTCTTCCCTGGGAAATCATCAGTAACCTTGATGATCTTCTGAAAGAGAAGTTTGATAATTTAAATGATGAGTATGAAATTTCCGGTGATGTTGCCGTTCATAAAACGGCAACCGTAGAGCAGAATGTTATTTTCAAAGGTAGAATCATTATTGGCGCAAATTCTTTTATTGGTGCCAACGCTTATTTAAGAGGCCCTATTTATATAGGAAAAGATGTTAAAATTGGTCCCGGAAGTGAGATCAAGCAAAGTATAATTTTTAATGAGACTGCTGTGGCTCATTTTAATTATATAGGAAATAGCATTATCGGAAACAGAATCAATTTTGAGGCAGGATCTATTTGTGCTAATCATTACAATGAGAGAAAAGACAAAGAGATATCTGTTCTATTGAATAATGAAATTATAAAAACAAATACAGAGAAATTTGGATCTTTAGTTGGTGATGATTCCAGGATAGGTGCTAATGCTGTTCTGTCTCCCGGAACTTTATTACCAAAAGAAAGTATCGTTAAAAGATTGGAACTTATTGAACAGATTAAATAG
- a CDS encoding DMT family transporter: MGRSYIYLILAIVFEIIATTFLKKSEEFSKLIPSLVTIAGYSAAFYFLSLTLRHIPIGVTYAIWSGVGIICITIIGVVAFKQVPDLPAIIGIALIVIGVIIINLFSKMGTH, from the coding sequence ATGGGCCGCAGTTATATCTATCTTATTTTGGCAATTGTTTTTGAAATCATTGCTACAACATTTCTGAAGAAATCTGAAGAGTTTTCAAAGCTTATACCATCTCTTGTAACCATTGCCGGATATTCTGCTGCTTTTTATTTCCTAAGCCTTACACTTCGTCATATTCCTATTGGAGTTACTTATGCGATATGGTCAGGTGTCGGCATTATATGTATAACAATTATAGGAGTAGTAGCTTTTAAACAGGTTCCAGATCTACCTGCGATCATAGGTATTGCATTAATTGTGATTGGCGTGATCATTATCAACCTTTTTTCAAAAATGGGAACCCATTAA
- a CDS encoding MepB family protein has translation MIHQLTHIQKSVFTKLNQTISNLHPDLECEEYSGYNFRLNQYHIKFRKAKITPKKIGQFVTLWKRNPDTQQTEPFTISDQSDFYIIYAELDNKSGFFFFPNTILSQQSILTTPSKEGKRGFRVYPDWDIPQNKQAEKTKKWQESFFIDFSKSTYLEKFEEILNLNL, from the coding sequence ATGATCCACCAACTTACTCATATTCAAAAATCAGTTTTTACAAAGCTGAATCAGACAATTTCCAATTTACATCCCGATTTAGAATGCGAAGAATACTCGGGGTATAACTTCCGGCTGAATCAATACCATATCAAATTCAGAAAAGCTAAAATAACTCCGAAGAAAATCGGACAATTTGTTACGTTATGGAAAAGAAATCCAGACACACAACAAACAGAACCTTTTACCATTTCTGACCAATCCGATTTTTATATCATTTACGCTGAACTTGACAACAAGTCCGGTTTTTTCTTTTTCCCGAACACTATACTTTCTCAACAATCTATTTTAACCACGCCTTCAAAAGAAGGAAAACGAGGATTCAGAGTTTATCCTGACTGGGATATTCCACAAAATAAACAGGCTGAAAAAACAAAGAAGTGGCAAGAAAGTTTCTTTATAGATTTTTCAAAAAGTACATATCTGGAAAAATTTGAAGAGATTTTAAACCTAAACCTATAG
- a CDS encoding AAA family ATPase — protein sequence MNLYNLIIQDKEEVTLNDVFLEETNKEQLVQLIKEHTYLKELQEYGLPVNNKIFLQGSSGCGKTMTAKAIANALGKSIIILNLSNIVSSRIGETSQNIKMIFDKASRERSVLFLDELDQIGKARGSDDKDVGEMRRLVNTLIQLIDYYPENALLLCATNHPEIIDTALLRRFQLKINYKMPPKEFLDHFYDNLLSKFPEDLKHIDRQYNISFAEAKDHTFTVVKGNLIKKLETETQSAKI from the coding sequence ATGAACCTGTACAATCTTATCATCCAAGACAAAGAAGAAGTTACCCTTAATGATGTATTTCTGGAAGAAACCAATAAAGAACAACTTGTACAACTGATCAAAGAACATACATATCTCAAGGAGCTTCAGGAATATGGGCTTCCTGTTAACAATAAAATTTTTCTGCAGGGAAGTTCAGGATGTGGAAAAACAATGACTGCAAAAGCTATTGCCAATGCTCTCGGTAAAAGCATCATTATCTTAAACCTCAGCAATATTGTTTCATCCCGTATCGGAGAAACTTCTCAGAATATCAAAATGATCTTTGATAAAGCAAGCCGGGAAAGATCCGTTCTCTTTCTGGATGAATTGGATCAGATAGGTAAGGCAAGAGGTAGTGATGATAAAGATGTTGGCGAAATGAGGAGGCTCGTTAATACTTTGATCCAGCTTATCGATTATTATCCCGAGAATGCTCTATTGCTTTGCGCCACCAATCATCCGGAAATTATTGACACTGCTCTATTAAGACGTTTTCAATTAAAAATTAATTATAAAATGCCTCCAAAAGAATTCCTGGATCATTTTTATGACAATCTGCTATCTAAATTTCCAGAGGATTTAAAGCATATTGATCGACAATACAATATTTCTTTTGCTGAGGCTAAAGATCATACGTTTACTGTTGTTAAAGGGAATTTAATTAAAAAACTGGAAACTGAAACTCAATCCGCAAAAATATAA
- the gcvP gene encoding aminomethyl-transferring glycine dehydrogenase produces MNTEQFVSRHISINEADKQAMLERVGVSSIEELISQTIPSSIRLEKDLDISEPLSEYQMLIHSKELASKNTDYTSYIGFGYHNTLLPSAIQRNIFENPSWYTAYTPYQAEIAQGRLEALLNYQTVVCDLTGFALANASLLDESTAAAEAMHMFFNNRTKDQKKVNANKFFVSDLVLPQTVSVLKTKAEGLEIEIVEGDHKTHQFDESYYGVLLQYPGKNGIVLDYTEDIVEYKKFDLQVALACDPMALVKLKSPASMGADCAVGTSQRFGIPLGYGGPHAAFFSCKEDYKRDIPGRIIGVSQDMYGRRALRMALQTREQHIKRERATSNICTAQVLLAVMAGMYAVYHGPKGLNYIADQIHFKANALKGGLKALGYQTVEEPIFDTVKIAMSEDEKGRLSRMMLDHKLNLNYFTEGVVSIAINESTTLEKLNILMASFAQFKDKQTFKLEIKEGYSIPEENLRKDEILTEEVFNKYHTETELMRYIKRLERKDLSLTHSMISLGSCTMKLNAATQMLPLSWDNWGSVHPFVPVDQAGGYQEMIRELEKDLAEITGFAGTSLQPNSGAQGEYAGLMVIREYHISRGEGHRNVVLIPQSAHGTNPASAAMAGMKIVVVKNLESGEIDFEDLKAKTEANSANLSAVMITYPSTYGFFDANIKEITKLIHEHGGQVYMDGANMNAQVGYTSPGNIGADVCHLNLHKTFAIPHGGGGPGVGPICVAKHLVPFLPTNANIKIGSKEAIDGISAAPYGSGLILNISYAYIKMLGTSGLKKATEHAILNANYLKEILAEHFPILYSNENGKVAHECIVDFRQFKSLGIEVADVAKRLMDYGFHAPTVSFPVAGTLMIEPTESESKSEIDRFAEALIAIKKEIDEIANGEVDQANNVLKNAPHTEQLVISDSWDKPYSREKAAYPLDWVRDHKFFASVSRVDEAYGDRNLVCTCEPIEAYM; encoded by the coding sequence ATGAATACAGAACAGTTTGTGAGCCGTCACATTTCTATTAATGAAGCCGATAAACAGGCGATGTTAGAAAGAGTCGGCGTTTCAAGTATCGAAGAGTTAATTTCTCAAACCATTCCTTCTTCTATCCGTTTAGAAAAAGACCTTGATATCTCAGAACCGCTTTCAGAATATCAGATGCTCATTCATTCAAAAGAATTGGCTTCTAAAAATACTGATTATACAAGCTATATTGGTTTTGGATACCATAATACGCTTTTACCATCGGCGATTCAGAGAAATATTTTTGAAAATCCAAGTTGGTACACTGCTTATACACCTTACCAGGCAGAGATTGCTCAAGGGAGATTGGAAGCATTATTGAACTATCAGACTGTAGTATGTGATCTTACAGGATTTGCATTAGCCAACGCTTCGTTATTGGATGAATCTACGGCAGCAGCAGAAGCAATGCATATGTTCTTCAATAACAGAACGAAAGATCAGAAAAAAGTAAATGCAAATAAATTTTTCGTATCTGATCTTGTTTTACCTCAGACTGTTTCGGTACTAAAGACAAAGGCGGAAGGTTTAGAAATAGAAATCGTAGAAGGAGATCATAAAACCCATCAGTTTGATGAATCTTACTATGGAGTTTTATTACAATACCCTGGAAAGAATGGAATTGTTCTTGACTATACTGAAGATATCGTAGAATATAAAAAATTCGATCTTCAGGTTGCTTTAGCTTGTGATCCTATGGCTTTAGTAAAATTAAAATCTCCTGCTTCAATGGGAGCAGATTGTGCGGTTGGAACTTCACAGAGATTTGGTATTCCGTTGGGTTATGGAGGACCTCATGCAGCTTTCTTCTCTTGTAAAGAGGATTATAAGAGAGATATTCCAGGAAGAATCATTGGAGTTTCTCAGGATATGTACGGAAGACGTGCATTAAGAATGGCTTTACAAACAAGAGAGCAGCATATTAAGAGAGAAAGAGCAACTTCAAATATTTGTACAGCTCAGGTACTTTTAGCAGTAATGGCTGGAATGTATGCCGTTTATCATGGTCCAAAAGGATTGAATTATATTGCCGATCAGATTCACTTTAAAGCAAATGCTTTGAAAGGTGGTCTTAAAGCTTTAGGATATCAGACTGTTGAAGAACCGATCTTTGATACTGTAAAGATTGCGATGAGCGAAGATGAAAAAGGAAGGTTATCAAGAATGATGCTTGATCATAAACTTAATCTGAACTATTTTACAGAAGGGGTTGTAAGTATCGCGATCAATGAAAGTACAACATTAGAAAAGTTGAATATACTAATGGCTTCTTTCGCTCAGTTTAAAGATAAGCAGACTTTTAAATTAGAAATAAAAGAAGGCTACAGTATTCCTGAAGAGAATTTAAGAAAAGATGAAATTCTTACGGAAGAAGTATTCAATAAATACCATACGGAAACAGAATTGATGCGTTACATCAAACGTCTGGAAAGAAAAGATTTATCATTAACACATTCAATGATCTCTTTGGGTTCTTGTACAATGAAACTGAATGCTGCCACTCAAATGTTGCCACTTTCTTGGGATAATTGGGGAAGTGTTCACCCATTTGTACCGGTTGACCAAGCTGGGGGATATCAGGAAATGATCCGTGAGCTGGAAAAAGATTTAGCTGAGATTACTGGTTTTGCCGGAACTTCTCTTCAGCCAAACTCTGGTGCTCAAGGGGAATATGCAGGTTTAATGGTAATCAGAGAATATCATATTTCAAGAGGTGAAGGTCATAGAAATGTAGTGCTGATTCCTCAATCTGCACATGGAACAAATCCTGCTTCTGCAGCAATGGCTGGAATGAAGATCGTTGTTGTTAAAAACCTTGAAAGCGGGGAGATTGATTTCGAAGATCTAAAGGCTAAAACTGAAGCTAATTCAGCGAATTTATCCGCAGTGATGATTACCTATCCTTCTACTTACGGATTCTTTGATGCTAATATTAAAGAAATTACCAAACTGATCCACGAACATGGTGGACAGGTATATATGGATGGTGCCAACATGAATGCTCAGGTAGGATACACAAGTCCTGGAAACATTGGAGCTGACGTTTGTCACTTAAATCTTCATAAAACTTTTGCAATTCCTCACGGAGGTGGAGGACCTGGAGTTGGACCAATATGTGTTGCTAAACATTTAGTGCCTTTCTTGCCTACTAATGCTAACATTAAAATAGGATCTAAAGAAGCTATTGATGGAATTTCTGCAGCTCCTTACGGTTCAGGACTGATCTTGAATATTTCTTATGCATACATTAAAATGCTTGGAACATCAGGGTTGAAAAAAGCGACAGAGCATGCGATCTTAAATGCTAACTATTTAAAAGAAATTTTAGCGGAACACTTCCCGATTTTATATTCAAACGAAAACGGAAAAGTAGCTCACGAATGTATCGTAGATTTCCGTCAGTTCAAATCATTAGGAATTGAAGTGGCTGATGTGGCGAAGAGATTAATGGACTACGGTTTCCATGCCCCTACTGTTTCTTTCCCTGTTGCAGGAACATTGATGATTGAGCCTACAGAGTCTGAAAGCAAATCAGAGATCGATCGTTTTGCGGAAGCGTTAATTGCGATCAAAAAAGAAATTGATGAGATTGCTAACGGCGAAGTAGATCAGGCAAATAATGTACTGAAAAATGCCCCACACACAGAGCAGTTGGTCATCTCAGATTCCTGGGATAAACCATACAGCAGAGAAAAAGCAGCTTATCCATTGGATTGGGTAAGAGATCACAAATTCTTTGCTTCTGTTTCCAGAGTAGACGAAGCTTACGGAGATAGAAACTTAGTATGTACTTGTGAGCCTATTGAAGCTTATATGTAA
- a CDS encoding J domain-containing protein, with protein MKDYYYFLGISQDASEEDIKKAYRKLSLKYHPDKNENDDFFADRFREIQEAYETLSDSARRGTYDQNLENHQKSFRYNIPPAIKTFTSNKIHAKKGEEIIINWQTANADVVKVLPFGLEKAYGERVFKITEFKDGKFQLLLHATNSLLHKTVVQGITITEVFENNTEKFRSGAEDLFKAQPRTVTNPKGQPKIIQILAAIILLAVALYFLIKSFN; from the coding sequence ATGAAAGATTACTATTATTTTCTCGGTATTTCTCAGGATGCTTCAGAAGAAGACATCAAAAAAGCCTATAGAAAATTGTCTTTAAAGTATCACCCTGATAAAAATGAGAACGACGATTTTTTTGCAGATCGTTTTCGTGAAATTCAGGAAGCTTATGAAACATTAAGTGATTCAGCCAGGAGAGGAACTTATGATCAGAATTTAGAAAATCATCAAAAAAGTTTCAGATATAATATTCCACCGGCTATCAAAACTTTTACATCGAATAAGATTCATGCGAAAAAAGGGGAAGAGATCATTATAAACTGGCAGACAGCCAATGCTGATGTTGTAAAAGTGCTTCCTTTTGGATTAGAGAAAGCTTATGGTGAGAGGGTTTTTAAAATCACAGAATTTAAAGACGGTAAATTTCAGCTTTTGCTTCATGCAACGAATTCATTATTACATAAAACGGTTGTTCAGGGAATAACAATTACAGAAGTATTTGAAAATAATACGGAGAAGTTCAGAAGTGGAGCGGAAGACTTATTTAAAGCCCAACCACGAACAGTAACAAATCCAAAAGGGCAGCCAAAAATCATACAAATTTTAGCGGCAATAATACTTTTGGCAGTTGCTCTTTATTTCTTAATAAAAAGTTTCAACTAG